From the genome of Streptacidiphilus rugosus AM-16, one region includes:
- a CDS encoding YlxR family protein produces the protein MSGRTRTEACPERTCVGCRKRAAKHDLLRVTAVEDVCVPDPRGTSPGRGAYVHPEPGCLVSAVRRRAFPRALRRTGPLDTAALERYVEASAVVQ, from the coding sequence GTGTCTGGCCGGACGCGTACAGAAGCATGCCCGGAACGCACGTGCGTGGGGTGTCGGAAGCGGGCGGCCAAACACGATCTGCTGCGTGTCACGGCGGTCGAGGACGTCTGCGTCCCCGATCCCCGCGGCACGTCGCCCGGTCGGGGCGCGTACGTGCATCCCGAGCCGGGCTGCCTCGTGTCGGCCGTGCGCCGACGGGCGTTCCCGCGGGCGTTGCGCCGGACGGGTCCGCTCGACACCGCAGCGCTTGAGCGGTACGTCGAGGCGTCCGCAGTTGTCCAGTAG
- a CDS encoding aminopeptidase P family protein produces MERRQQNNALRGVGSHDRSVPAALAENFAQGWADTSLSLPRLPGAAYAAARRAALSERFPGERIVVPSGGLKVRSHDFDFHFRPHSAFVHLTAETGTWAVPDSVLVLEPHGNGHDVTLFTRPRSPRTAGPGGAELYSDRQYGEFWVGRRRSLAETEDALGVATASRDRLEQALRGGGAPTRVIRGHDALVDALVPPAPEAEAELLTFLSELRLVKDEWEIEQLRLAVDSTVAGFHDVVRELRQATRLERGERWIEGTFNRRARLDGYGLGFETIAAAGAHSSTLHWMRNDGPVREGDLLLLDAGVEADSFYTGDVTRALPVSGRFSDAQRKVYELVYAAQSAGIAALRPGARYGDFHDAAVRVVAEGLEAWGLIPDAEAALAPDSTLYRRYTLCGSGHHLGLDCHDCGAARQERYMEGVLEAGQVLTVEPGLYFQPDDLTVPEELRGIGLRIEDDFLITATGAECLSAALPRAADEVEAWMASLR; encoded by the coding sequence GTGGAGCGGCGGCAGCAGAACAACGCGTTGCGCGGAGTCGGAAGCCACGACCGGAGCGTGCCGGCCGCGCTCGCCGAGAACTTCGCCCAGGGCTGGGCCGACACGTCGCTGTCGCTGCCGCGCCTGCCCGGCGCGGCGTACGCCGCCGCACGGCGCGCGGCGCTGTCCGAGCGCTTCCCCGGCGAAAGGATCGTCGTCCCCTCGGGCGGGCTCAAGGTCCGCAGCCACGACTTCGACTTCCACTTCCGCCCGCACTCCGCCTTCGTCCATCTGACCGCCGAGACGGGAACGTGGGCCGTTCCCGACAGCGTCCTCGTGCTGGAGCCCCACGGCAACGGTCACGACGTCACCCTGTTCACCCGGCCCCGCTCGCCGCGCACCGCGGGGCCCGGCGGCGCGGAGCTGTACAGCGACCGCCAGTACGGCGAGTTCTGGGTCGGCCGACGCCGCTCGCTCGCCGAGACGGAGGACGCGCTGGGCGTCGCGACCGCCTCCCGCGACCGGCTGGAGCAGGCGCTGCGCGGCGGCGGCGCGCCGACCAGGGTGATCCGGGGCCACGACGCGCTCGTCGACGCGCTGGTGCCGCCCGCGCCCGAGGCCGAGGCGGAGCTGCTGACCTTCCTGTCCGAGCTGCGGCTGGTCAAGGACGAGTGGGAGATCGAGCAGCTGCGCCTGGCCGTCGACTCCACGGTGGCCGGTTTCCACGACGTCGTCCGCGAACTGCGCCAGGCCACCCGCCTGGAGCGCGGCGAACGCTGGATCGAGGGAACCTTCAACCGGCGCGCCCGGCTCGACGGTTACGGCCTCGGCTTCGAGACCATCGCGGCGGCCGGGGCGCACTCCTCCACGCTGCACTGGATGCGCAACGACGGCCCGGTGCGCGAGGGCGACCTGCTGCTGCTGGACGCGGGCGTGGAGGCCGACTCCTTCTACACCGGCGACGTCACCCGCGCGCTCCCGGTCAGCGGACGGTTCAGCGACGCCCAGCGCAAGGTCTACGAGCTGGTGTACGCCGCGCAGTCGGCCGGCATCGCCGCGCTGCGCCCCGGCGCCCGCTACGGGGACTTCCACGACGCCGCGGTACGCGTCGTCGCCGAGGGCCTGGAGGCCTGGGGGCTGATCCCCGACGCCGAGGCCGCGCTCGCTCCCGACTCGACCCTCTACCGCCGCTACACCCTCTGCGGCTCCGGACACCACCTCGGCCTCGACTGCCACGACTGCGGCGCCGCACGTCAGGAGAGGTACATGGAGGGCGTGCTGGAGGCGGGCCAGGTTCTCACCGTGGAGCCGGGCCTCTACTTCCAGCCCGACGACCTGACGGTGCCGGAGGAGTTGCGCGGCATCGGCCTGCGCATCGAGGACGACTTCCTGATCACCGCCACGGGCGCGGAGTGCCTCTCCGCCGCCCTGCCGCGCGCGGCGGACGAGGTCGAGGCCTGGATGGCCTCGCTGCGATGA
- a CDS encoding GNAT family N-acetyltransferase, with amino-acid sequence MSSSVATTRVLTPADLPAALEVLDRDPVENAFVAARVAVAGLDAWRLGGEMWGWFDGGRLEALCYAGANLVPLSASSAAVQAFAERARRQGRRCSSIVGPAEATAELWALLEPHWGPAREVRGHQPLMATWEPSRAIAADPRVRRVRRDEMDLLLPACVAMFTEEVGVSPLAGDGGLLYRARVAELVTNGRAFARFEGDRVVFKAEIGAATERACQIQGVWVAPEFRGRGHSESGMATVVDVALREVAPVVSLYVNDYNAIARAAYRRVGFTEIGAFMSVLF; translated from the coding sequence TTGAGCAGTTCGGTGGCGACGACGCGAGTACTCACGCCCGCGGACCTTCCGGCCGCGCTCGAGGTGCTGGACCGCGACCCCGTCGAGAATGCTTTCGTGGCGGCCAGGGTCGCCGTCGCGGGCCTGGACGCGTGGCGTCTGGGCGGGGAGATGTGGGGCTGGTTCGACGGCGGCCGGCTTGAGGCGCTCTGCTACGCGGGCGCCAACCTGGTCCCGCTCAGCGCCTCCTCCGCGGCGGTCCAGGCCTTCGCCGAGCGTGCCCGCCGCCAGGGCCGTCGCTGCTCGTCCATCGTCGGTCCCGCCGAGGCGACCGCCGAGCTCTGGGCGCTGCTGGAACCGCACTGGGGCCCCGCGCGCGAGGTCCGCGGACACCAGCCGCTGATGGCCACCTGGGAGCCCTCTCGCGCCATCGCCGCCGACCCGCGGGTGCGGCGGGTCCGCCGTGACGAGATGGACCTGCTGCTGCCCGCCTGCGTCGCGATGTTCACCGAGGAGGTCGGCGTCTCCCCGCTGGCCGGTGACGGCGGCCTGCTCTACCGCGCCCGGGTGGCCGAACTCGTCACCAACGGAAGGGCGTTCGCCCGCTTCGAGGGTGACCGGGTGGTCTTCAAGGCGGAGATCGGCGCGGCGACCGAGCGGGCCTGCCAGATCCAGGGCGTCTGGGTGGCGCCCGAGTTCCGCGGTCGCGGTCACTCCGAGAGCGGCATGGCCACCGTCGTCGACGTCGCGCTGCGCGAGGTCGCCCCGGTCGTCAGTCTCTACGTGAACGACTACAACGCGATCGCGCGGGCGGCCTACCGCCGGGTGGGATTCACCGAGATCGGCGCCTTCATGAGTGTGCTGTTCTGA
- the rimP gene encoding ribosome maturation factor RimP, with amino-acid sequence MSTTQNDRLHELLEPLAAEAGADLEEVRLTRVGGSRVLDVVVDADGGVDLDTVAELSRLFGEALDASDVMGESEYRLEVGSPGVERLLTQPRHWRRAATRLVKAQLSTGGDVTGRVLESDEEGVLLEIAPVKGRGKATERRLAYTEIAKARVQVEFNRKDSAADDVDVEEDDASDEA; translated from the coding sequence ATGAGCACCACCCAGAACGATCGGCTGCACGAGCTGCTGGAGCCGCTCGCCGCAGAGGCGGGGGCCGATCTGGAGGAGGTCAGGCTCACCCGTGTGGGCGGCAGCCGCGTGCTCGACGTGGTCGTCGACGCCGACGGGGGCGTGGACCTGGACACCGTGGCCGAGCTGAGCCGCCTGTTCGGCGAGGCGCTGGACGCCTCCGACGTGATGGGCGAGAGCGAGTACCGGCTGGAGGTCGGCTCCCCGGGCGTCGAGCGCCTGCTCACCCAGCCCCGCCACTGGCGTCGCGCCGCGACCCGCCTGGTGAAGGCGCAGCTCAGCACCGGTGGCGACGTGACCGGCCGGGTGCTGGAGTCGGACGAAGAGGGCGTGCTGCTGGAGATCGCGCCGGTCAAGGGCCGGGGCAAGGCCACCGAGCGCCGCCTGGCCTACACGGAGATCGCCAAGGCCCGGGTGCAGGTGGAGTTCAACCGCAAGGACTCCGCCGCCGATGACGTAGATGTGGAAGAGGACGACGCCTCCGACGAGGCGTGA
- the nusA gene encoding transcription termination factor NusA — translation MDIDMSALRGLVREREINFDLLVQAIESALLIAYHRTEGSRHKARVELNRENGHVTVWATEDPDEVEEGATPREFDDTPTGFGRIAASTAKQVILQRLRDAEEEVTFGEYAGREGDIVTGVVQQGKDPKNVLVDIGKIEAILPAQEQVPNEEYKHGLRLKCYVVSVKKGVRGPSVTLSRTHPNLVRKLFALEVPEIADGSVEIAAIAREAGHRSKIAVWTDKPGLNAKGACIGPMGGRVRQVMGELMGEKIDIVDWSDDPAEMVANALSPARVTHVEIVDYDARSARVTVPDYQLSLAIGKEGQNARLAARLTGWRIDIRPDVEASEA, via the coding sequence ATGGACATCGACATGAGCGCCCTGCGCGGACTCGTTCGCGAGCGCGAGATCAATTTCGATCTGCTGGTCCAGGCGATCGAGTCGGCCCTCCTCATTGCGTACCACCGCACTGAGGGCTCGCGGCACAAGGCCCGCGTCGAGCTGAACCGTGAGAACGGCCACGTCACCGTCTGGGCCACCGAGGACCCCGACGAGGTCGAGGAGGGGGCGACCCCCCGCGAGTTCGACGACACCCCGACCGGCTTCGGCCGGATCGCGGCGAGCACGGCCAAGCAGGTCATCCTGCAGCGCCTGCGGGACGCCGAGGAGGAGGTCACCTTCGGCGAGTACGCCGGCCGTGAGGGCGACATCGTGACCGGCGTGGTCCAGCAGGGCAAGGACCCGAAGAACGTGCTGGTGGACATCGGCAAGATCGAGGCGATCCTGCCGGCCCAGGAGCAGGTGCCGAACGAGGAGTACAAGCACGGGCTCCGGCTCAAGTGCTACGTCGTCTCGGTCAAGAAGGGCGTCCGCGGTCCGTCCGTGACGCTGTCGCGCACGCACCCGAACCTGGTGCGCAAGCTGTTCGCGCTGGAGGTCCCCGAGATCGCCGACGGTTCCGTCGAGATCGCCGCGATCGCCCGCGAGGCCGGCCACCGCAGCAAGATCGCCGTGTGGACGGACAAGCCCGGCCTCAACGCCAAGGGCGCCTGTATCGGCCCGATGGGCGGCCGGGTGCGCCAGGTCATGGGCGAGCTGATGGGCGAGAAGATCGACATCGTCGACTGGTCCGACGACCCGGCGGAGATGGTCGCCAACGCCCTGTCGCCCGCACGGGTGACACACGTGGAGATCGTCGACTACGACGCCCGCTCCGCCCGGGTGACCGTGCCGGACTACCAGCTCTCGCTGGCCATCGGCAAGGAGGGCCAGAACGCCCGCCTCGCGGCCCGGCTGACCGGCTGGCGCATCGACATCCGGCCGGACGTGGAAGCTTCCGAGGCCTGA
- a CDS encoding DUF503 domain-containing protein produces MFVGTLTFDLLLGDIHSLKEKRSIVRPIVAELQRKYSVCAAETGNQDLHRRAEIGLAVVSGEASYVVEILDGCERLVSGRPEVQLLSARRRLRDDEDE; encoded by the coding sequence ATGTTCGTGGGAACACTTACGTTCGATCTTCTTCTGGGTGATATTCACTCGCTCAAGGAGAAGCGATCGATCGTGCGGCCCATCGTGGCCGAGCTGCAACGCAAGTACAGCGTGTGCGCTGCGGAGACCGGAAACCAGGATCTGCACCGCAGAGCCGAGATCGGCCTGGCCGTGGTGTCCGGCGAGGCGTCCTACGTCGTCGAGATCCTGGACGGCTGTGAGCGGCTGGTCTCGGGGAGACCCGAGGTGCAGCTGCTGTCGGCGAGGCGGAGGCTTCGCGATGACGAAGACGAGTAG
- a CDS encoding MFS transporter, with protein sequence MSGRGNPPAGVRDAVPGLADPTVRPRRVLTAASLATGMCVIDISILNVAIPAIRNGLRASLPTMQLAVDAYVIVMAGLVLAGAATVARFGALRVFRIGVALFGLASVLCGLAPDAAALVAARALQGLGGVLLTPATLVLLTDTYRDADGRARAVSVWATVAGSPVAFGPILGGALVAAVGWRSVFLVNVPAVAAVLWLSARHMPRGGPASGRREPQDVLGQLLAVVFLGGVALALTEGRELGWTRPLPAAAAAAAVLALGGFLLRQRRFAFPAIPGDLFRAPGFRGFVTVGLLLFAGYYGLVFSLSVYLQQVHGYGPVTTGLCFLPSALPITLMPLVAGRVHARLGAPRVLGIGVLLTLVGGVLLALVGGDVPVGTCVGLLFIGLGFGLATVPQITLVMATAPPHRSAIASGLMSAGRSTGTTLGVALLGGLPTAHGGITAPALAAVLLYLLMTATLTLATRRLPPPPSADPAA encoded by the coding sequence ATGAGCGGCAGAGGCAATCCCCCGGCCGGCGTGCGGGACGCGGTCCCCGGTCTCGCAGACCCCACGGTGCGACCGCGCCGGGTGCTCACCGCCGCGAGCCTGGCGACGGGCATGTGCGTCATCGACATCAGCATCCTCAACGTCGCGATCCCGGCGATCCGCAACGGTCTGCGGGCGAGCCTGCCGACGATGCAGCTCGCCGTCGACGCCTACGTGATCGTCATGGCCGGGCTGGTGCTGGCCGGGGCCGCAACGGTCGCGCGGTTCGGCGCGCTGCGCGTCTTCCGGATCGGGGTCGCGCTGTTCGGGCTCGCGTCCGTGCTGTGCGGGCTGGCGCCCGACGCGGCCGCGCTCGTCGCCGCCCGCGCCCTGCAGGGGCTGGGCGGCGTGCTGCTCACCCCGGCCACCCTGGTGCTGCTGACCGACACCTACCGGGACGCGGACGGCCGCGCCAGGGCCGTCTCCGTCTGGGCGACGGTCGCGGGAAGCCCGGTCGCCTTCGGGCCGATCCTGGGCGGCGCGCTGGTCGCGGCGGTGGGGTGGCGCAGCGTCTTCCTGGTGAACGTGCCCGCGGTGGCGGCCGTGCTGTGGCTGTCGGCCCGTCACATGCCGCGCGGCGGCCCGGCGAGCGGACGCAGGGAGCCGCAGGACGTGCTGGGCCAGCTGCTCGCGGTCGTGTTCCTCGGCGGGGTCGCGCTGGCGCTCACCGAGGGACGCGAGCTCGGCTGGACCCGGCCCCTCCCGGCCGCCGCCGCGGCGGCGGCCGTCCTGGCGCTCGGCGGGTTCCTGCTGCGCCAGCGTCGCTTCGCCTTCCCGGCGATCCCCGGCGACCTGTTCCGGGCGCCGGGGTTCCGCGGCTTCGTCACGGTCGGTCTGCTGCTCTTCGCCGGGTACTACGGCCTGGTCTTCTCCCTCAGCGTCTACCTCCAGCAGGTGCACGGGTACGGTCCGGTCACCACCGGCCTGTGCTTCCTGCCCTCCGCCCTGCCGATCACGCTGATGCCCTTGGTCGCCGGCCGCGTCCACGCGCGGCTGGGCGCGCCGCGGGTGCTCGGCATCGGGGTCCTGCTGACGCTGGTCGGCGGGGTGCTGCTCGCCCTCGTCGGCGGCGACGTCCCGGTCGGCACCTGCGTAGGGCTGCTCTTCATCGGGCTGGGGTTCGGCCTGGCGACCGTCCCGCAGATCACCCTGGTGATGGCGACGGCCCCGCCCCACCGCTCGGCCATCGCGAGCGGCCTGATGTCCGCGGGCCGCTCCACCGGCACCACCCTCGGCGTCGCCCTCCTCGGCGGCCTCCCCACCGCCCACGGCGGCATCACCGCCCCGGCCCTCGCGGCCGTCCTCCTCTACCTCCTCATGACCGCCACCCTCACCCTGGCCACCCGCCGCCTCCCACCCCCGCCGTCAGCCGACCCGGCGGCGTAG
- the rbfA gene encoding 30S ribosome-binding factor RbfA codes for MTDTARARKLADRIRVVVAETLQRRIKDPRLGFVTITDARVTGDLQQATVFYTVHGDETEREASAAALESAKGILRSTVGRETGVRFTPTLTFVLDAVPDTARHLDDLLVKARAQDAEVRSVAVGKTFAGDADPYRKPGEHEELDDEAEDE; via the coding sequence GTGACCGACACCGCGAGGGCGCGCAAGCTCGCAGACCGCATCCGGGTGGTCGTCGCGGAGACCCTGCAGCGGCGGATCAAGGATCCCCGCCTGGGCTTCGTCACCATCACCGACGCCCGGGTGACGGGCGACCTGCAGCAGGCCACCGTCTTCTACACCGTCCACGGTGACGAGACCGAGCGGGAGGCGTCCGCGGCGGCGCTGGAGAGCGCCAAGGGCATCCTGCGCTCCACGGTGGGCCGGGAGACCGGCGTCCGCTTCACCCCGACCCTCACCTTCGTCCTGGACGCCGTCCCCGACACCGCCCGTCACCTGGACGACCTGCTCGTCAAGGCGCGGGCGCAGGACGCCGAGGTGCGCAGCGTCGCCGTCGGCAAGACCTTCGCCGGCGACGCCGACCCCTATCGCAAGCCCGGCGAGCACGAAGAGCTCGACGACGAGGCAGAGGACGAGTAG
- the truB gene encoding tRNA pseudouridine(55) synthase TruB, translating to MKRKGTGPDGLVIVDKPAGITSHTVVARIRRLAGTRKVGHAGTLDPMATGVLVVGSERATRLLGHLALTTKTYEATIRLGQTTVTDDAEGDVTASASAAEVTDEAIDAGIAKLTGEIQQVPSSVSAIKIDGKRSYSRVRDGEEFELAARAVTVSRFERHARRAAVAEDGTAVVDLDVTVDCSSGTYIRALARDLGADLGVGGHLTALRRTRVGAYGLDVAHTLEELEESFADRVLPIAEAAAAAFPRWDVTADQARLLTNGVRIAGPRMDATEPIAVFDPDGRFLALIEERAGQARSLAVFV from the coding sequence TTGAAGCGCAAGGGCACCGGCCCCGACGGTCTGGTCATCGTCGACAAGCCCGCCGGGATCACCTCCCACACCGTCGTCGCCCGGATCCGCAGGCTGGCGGGCACCCGCAAGGTCGGCCACGCCGGCACGCTGGACCCGATGGCGACGGGCGTCCTGGTCGTCGGCAGCGAGCGGGCGACGCGCCTGCTCGGGCACCTGGCGCTGACGACCAAGACGTACGAGGCGACGATCCGGCTCGGCCAGACGACCGTCACGGACGACGCGGAGGGCGACGTGACCGCGTCGGCGTCGGCGGCGGAGGTGACGGACGAGGCGATCGACGCGGGCATCGCGAAGCTGACCGGCGAGATCCAGCAGGTCCCCTCCAGCGTCAGCGCGATCAAGATCGACGGCAAGCGTTCGTACTCGCGGGTGCGCGACGGCGAGGAGTTCGAGCTGGCCGCGCGCGCGGTGACGGTCTCCCGCTTCGAGCGGCACGCGCGCCGTGCGGCGGTGGCCGAGGACGGCACGGCCGTCGTCGACCTGGACGTCACGGTGGACTGCTCCTCCGGCACCTACATCCGCGCGCTCGCCCGCGACCTCGGCGCGGACCTCGGCGTCGGCGGCCACCTCACCGCCCTCCGGCGTACCCGCGTTGGCGCCTACGGCCTGGACGTCGCCCACACGCTGGAGGAACTGGAGGAGTCCTTCGCGGACCGCGTCCTTCCCATCGCCGAGGCCGCGGCCGCGGCGTTCCCCCGCTGGGACGTGACGGCGGACCAGGCGCGCCTGCTGACCAACGGCGTCCGCATCGCCGGCCCCCGCATGGACGCCACCGAACCGATCGCCGTCTTCGACCCCGACGGCCGCTTCCTCGCCCTGATCGAGGAACGCGCAGGCCAGGCGCGCTCCCTCGCGGTCTTCGTCTAG
- a CDS encoding ferritin-like domain-containing protein, with translation MAVPLRRRSLLTAGLLAVLTACGSNGSPAGRGADGRPAPTPADPDQTARQRIGSAMTSLIAAYDSTSAHAVLRRQLAEELAALHGGRPTASPSASSSPTTSSSVLSPATTRTVVSDATLAAREQELGALCATELLATSPALARLTASVAAGAAQRAALLGAKPVAAGSSGGDRIRPSAAEVSALQAALGAEHATVYGYGVLGALLSDARRTQATSDYQLHRARRDALEAELTTSGIRPAAAAAAYELPFAVTDAGSARRLAALLEERLAAVYANAVQAGENELRDQAATQLRLAALRALSWRGTSTPFPGLPER, from the coding sequence ATGGCCGTCCCTCTTCGTCGCCGCAGCCTGCTCACGGCCGGGCTGCTCGCCGTTCTCACCGCGTGCGGGAGCAACGGTTCCCCCGCCGGCCGCGGCGCCGACGGCCGGCCCGCTCCCACGCCCGCCGATCCCGACCAGACCGCCAGGCAGCGGATCGGCAGCGCGATGACGTCGCTGATCGCCGCGTACGACAGCACCTCCGCCCACGCCGTGCTGCGACGCCAGCTGGCCGAGGAGCTGGCGGCGCTGCACGGGGGGAGACCGACCGCGTCCCCCTCCGCCTCGTCCTCGCCCACCACCTCCTCCTCGGTGCTGTCCCCCGCGACGACGCGGACCGTGGTGTCCGACGCCACGCTCGCCGCACGTGAGCAGGAGCTCGGCGCGCTGTGCGCGACCGAGCTGCTGGCGACCTCCCCCGCGCTGGCCAGGCTGACGGCGTCCGTCGCCGCCGGCGCGGCCCAGCGCGCCGCGCTGCTGGGCGCGAAGCCGGTGGCCGCGGGGTCCTCGGGCGGCGACCGGATCCGTCCGAGCGCCGCCGAGGTCAGCGCGCTGCAGGCCGCACTGGGCGCGGAGCACGCGACGGTCTACGGCTACGGCGTCCTGGGCGCGCTGCTGAGCGACGCGCGCCGCACCCAGGCCACGTCCGACTACCAGCTGCACCGCGCCCGGCGGGACGCCCTGGAGGCGGAGCTCACCACCTCGGGCATCCGGCCGGCGGCGGCCGCGGCCGCGTACGAGCTCCCGTTCGCCGTCACCGACGCCGGCTCGGCGCGCCGACTGGCGGCACTGCTGGAGGAGCGCCTGGCGGCGGTGTACGCCAACGCGGTGCAGGCCGGCGAGAACGAACTGCGCGACCAGGCGGCGACCCAGCTGCGGCTCGCGGCCCTGCGCGCCCTGTCCTGGCGCGGCACCTCGACGCCCTTCCCCGGCCTGCCCGAGCGCTGA
- a CDS encoding aminoglycoside phosphotransferase family protein: MTAPGFSVPARLKDTVRRWTSDAGCEWLDALPGLAAAYLDRWELSLERVCEPGGQISLVLLVRRADGAPAALKIGYPDPEGEQEHAALAHWDGHGAVRLLEAAPDDRAMLLERANSEVPLRSLPESKAMLEALGTLRLLWVAPPEDHPFTSVPDYVADLREILVRRREMPAAAELRPLVDEALELSAALLDDATAREERLLLHGDYHHGNVLASERSPWLAIDPKPLVGERAYDLAWLAQDRLETLAGSPGPQAAARRRLQRLAADAAVDPERLRGWTLFRSVEAGLWSLDVGDTQHASLYLEFAAML; the protein is encoded by the coding sequence ATGACGGCACCAGGCTTCAGCGTTCCCGCCCGGCTCAAGGACACGGTCCGCCGCTGGACCTCCGACGCCGGATGCGAGTGGCTCGACGCGCTCCCCGGGCTCGCCGCGGCGTACCTGGACCGATGGGAGCTCAGCCTGGAGCGGGTCTGCGAGCCCGGCGGCCAGATCAGCCTGGTGCTGCTGGTGCGCCGCGCGGACGGCGCACCGGCCGCGCTGAAGATCGGCTACCCGGACCCCGAGGGCGAGCAGGAGCACGCCGCGCTCGCGCACTGGGACGGCCACGGCGCCGTCCGGTTGCTGGAGGCGGCTCCGGACGACCGCGCGATGCTGCTGGAACGCGCCAACAGCGAGGTGCCGCTGCGCTCGCTCCCGGAGAGCAAGGCGATGCTGGAGGCGCTCGGCACGCTGCGGCTGCTCTGGGTCGCCCCGCCGGAGGACCACCCGTTCACCTCGGTGCCCGACTACGTGGCGGACCTGCGCGAGATCCTGGTCCGGCGCAGGGAGATGCCGGCCGCGGCCGAACTGCGGCCCCTGGTCGACGAGGCGCTGGAGCTGTCGGCCGCGCTGCTCGACGACGCCACCGCGCGCGAGGAGCGGCTGCTGCTGCACGGGGACTACCACCACGGCAACGTCCTCGCCTCCGAACGCTCGCCCTGGCTGGCCATCGACCCCAAGCCGCTGGTCGGCGAACGCGCCTACGATCTGGCCTGGCTGGCCCAGGACCGGCTGGAGACGCTGGCCGGCTCCCCCGGCCCGCAGGCCGCCGCCCGCAGACGGCTGCAGCGCCTCGCCGCGGACGCCGCCGTCGACCCCGAGCGGCTGCGCGGCTGGACGCTGTTCCGCTCGGTCGAGGCGGGACTGTGGAGCCTGGACGTGGGCGACACCCAACACGCCTCGCTCTATCTGGAATTCGCGGCGATGCTGTGA
- a CDS encoding DHH family phosphoesterase, whose product MGASALPAQTVPSVPPSLPAPRAELRRPTDADWQAVLDAIGSASSVDLVAHVLPDGDALGSALAVGLALRQRGVEVRVSFGDDPQIVPASLAFLPGQELIVPVSAVPERPELMISFDVADPRRLGLLQTKAESARTLVVIDHHASNGGFGTRRLIDPLAPATAVLVDELLRRLGIPLDQPIATCLYAGVASDTGSFRYAATTPATHEFASRLLAAGVRHDAISRRLWDTQSFGYLKVLAAALERAQLDRRAADGLGLVWTWVPWADLLAHGVPPEEIEGLIDVVRKAAEAEVALVLKEDPDGSLRGSSRANGSVDVAAACAALGGGGHAYAAGFTSRIGVAATVAAFRSAISSQTKD is encoded by the coding sequence GTGGGCGCTTCCGCGCTGCCCGCACAGACGGTCCCGTCCGTCCCGCCGTCGCTGCCCGCGCCCCGCGCGGAGCTGCGACGCCCCACGGACGCGGACTGGCAGGCGGTGCTCGACGCGATCGGGTCCGCCTCCTCGGTGGACCTGGTGGCCCACGTGCTGCCCGACGGCGACGCGCTCGGTTCGGCGCTCGCGGTCGGCCTGGCGCTGCGGCAGCGCGGCGTGGAGGTACGCGTCTCCTTCGGCGACGACCCGCAGATCGTGCCGGCGTCGCTCGCCTTCCTGCCGGGCCAGGAGCTGATCGTCCCGGTCTCCGCGGTACCCGAGCGCCCGGAGCTGATGATCAGCTTCGACGTCGCCGACCCGCGGCGGCTCGGCCTGCTGCAGACGAAGGCGGAATCCGCCCGGACGCTCGTCGTGATCGACCACCACGCGTCGAACGGCGGCTTCGGCACCCGCCGACTGATCGATCCGCTCGCGCCCGCGACCGCGGTCCTGGTGGACGAACTGCTGCGCCGGCTCGGCATCCCGCTGGACCAGCCGATCGCCACCTGCCTCTACGCCGGGGTCGCCAGCGACACCGGTTCCTTCCGCTACGCGGCCACCACCCCGGCCACCCACGAGTTCGCCTCGCGGCTGCTCGCGGCGGGCGTCCGGCACGACGCGATCTCCCGCCGGCTCTGGGACACCCAGTCCTTCGGCTACCTGAAGGTGCTGGCCGCCGCACTGGAGCGGGCGCAGCTCGACCGGCGGGCGGCGGACGGGCTCGGCCTCGTGTGGACCTGGGTCCCCTGGGCCGACCTGCTCGCGCACGGCGTGCCGCCGGAGGAGATCGAGGGCCTGATCGACGTGGTCCGCAAGGCGGCGGAGGCCGAGGTCGCCCTGGTCCTCAAGGAGGACCCGGACGGCAGCCTTCGCGGCTCCTCCCGAGCCAACGGCTCGGTCGACGTGGCGGCGGCCTGCGCCGCGCTCGGCGGCGGAGGCCACGCCTACGCGGCCGGCTTCACCTCGCGCATCGGGGTGGCCGCGACCGTCGCGGCGTTCCGCAGCGCGATTTCCTCCCAGACGAAAGATTGA